A genomic region of Pseudomonas abietaniphila contains the following coding sequences:
- a CDS encoding GNAT family N-acetyltransferase, which translates to MITAHAFSSIRSIDRDEWNSCFPGLLEDWDFYLAVEQAGIERFTWRYLAVFEGPTLMAVVPAFITCYRLNTTMQGIGKRITDTLSRLWPGVLDLPLYALGSPVAERCSAGIARHVPEGKRQDVLTRLLQLARRDADGLGIGLLAVKDAPRDDRLWTETCRGAGLQVMPGMPSALLPVSYGSLDAYLGSLGRSTRKDLRRTLRGPGPRIEWRRHIDDLLPDIMRLYESTLARSHLQFERLGPAYFTRILEQLGERAVCVLYWIDDRLVAFNLMLLDDQRMIDKIFAHDLERTREHNLYARSWLANVEYCIHHGIAVYEAGQAGYANKLRFGCRFENNLLFFRHRNRTLNTVLKLVKLFVRPDRSDPAMAAAISEHQ; encoded by the coding sequence GCATCGAACGTTTCACCTGGCGCTACCTGGCGGTCTTTGAAGGCCCGACCTTGATGGCGGTCGTTCCCGCTTTCATCACCTGCTACCGCTTGAACACCACGATGCAGGGTATCGGAAAACGCATCACCGACACGCTCAGCCGGCTGTGGCCCGGCGTGCTCGATTTGCCGTTGTACGCCCTGGGCTCGCCCGTCGCCGAACGATGCAGCGCAGGGATCGCGCGCCACGTGCCCGAGGGCAAACGCCAGGACGTGCTCACCCGCTTGCTGCAATTGGCCCGGCGTGATGCCGACGGCCTGGGCATCGGTCTGCTGGCCGTGAAAGATGCGCCCCGCGACGACCGTCTGTGGACCGAGACCTGTCGCGGTGCGGGGCTGCAAGTTATGCCGGGAATGCCCAGCGCCTTGTTGCCTGTGTCGTACGGGTCTCTCGATGCGTATCTGGGTTCATTGGGCAGGTCTACCCGAAAGGATTTGCGACGCACGCTGCGCGGTCCGGGACCGCGTATCGAATGGCGCCGACACATCGATGACCTGCTCCCGGACATCATGCGGCTGTACGAATCGACACTGGCGCGCAGTCATCTACAATTCGAACGGCTCGGCCCCGCTTACTTCACGCGCATTCTGGAACAGCTCGGCGAGCGGGCGGTGTGCGTGCTGTACTGGATCGATGACAGGCTGGTGGCGTTCAACCTGATGCTGCTGGATGATCAACGCATGATCGATAAAATCTTCGCCCACGATCTGGAACGCACCCGTGAGCACAACCTCTATGCACGCAGTTGGCTGGCCAATGTCGAATACTGCATCCACCACGGTATCGCGGTGTACGAAGCGGGCCAGGCAGGCTATGCCAACAAGCTGCGCTTCGGCTGTCGCTTCGAAAACAACCTGCTTTTCTTCCGCCACCGCAACCGGACGCTGAACACCGTGCTCAAACTGGTCAAACTGTTCGTCCGACCGGACCGATCCGACCCCGCGATGGCCGCCGCCATAAGCGAACATCAATGA
- a CDS encoding sigma-54-dependent transcriptional regulator, translating into MSHNVLVVDDEPKLCDLLASALGQNDIHVFTAGNGLHALAVLEREDIDLVISDWRMPGMDGPQLLSEIKQRFPQLPVIVMTAYSTVKNAVQSMRNGAYDYISKPFDIDELDMTVHKALQFRDILRDNQRLRAELNEHQQIESLVGDSPAFRRVLQAVESVRESSATILLTGESGTGKEMVARAIHQHGNRAEKPFVAVNCAAIPEGLLESEMFGHKKGAFTGAVSDRVGRFQQADKGTLFLDEVGDMPLALQAKILRALQERVIEPVGDTRERKVDVRVIAATNKNLLDAVARKEFREDLYYRLNVFPIPLPALRERVEDIPALARHFALTLGATAGKRINGFSPQALLAMTNYSWPGNIRELQNCVERATIVASGSTIEESDLPAYLFGSRPLEGSSARILSDGPGIPKDLDAALAEVEKAYILAALQETHGVQAAAAQLIGISERSLWYRLKKLEIHVDKIVR; encoded by the coding sequence ATGAGCCACAATGTGCTGGTGGTCGACGACGAGCCCAAGCTCTGCGACCTGCTGGCCTCGGCCTTGGGTCAGAATGACATTCATGTGTTCACCGCCGGCAATGGTCTGCACGCACTTGCCGTGCTCGAACGCGAGGACATCGATCTGGTGATCAGCGACTGGCGCATGCCGGGCATGGACGGTCCGCAGTTGCTGAGTGAAATCAAACAGCGCTTTCCGCAACTGCCCGTGATCGTGATGACCGCCTACAGCACGGTCAAGAATGCGGTGCAGTCGATGCGAAACGGCGCTTACGATTACATCAGCAAACCGTTCGATATCGACGAGCTGGACATGACCGTGCACAAGGCGCTGCAGTTTCGCGACATCCTGCGCGACAACCAGCGACTGCGCGCAGAGCTGAACGAGCATCAACAGATCGAAAGCCTGGTCGGCGACAGCCCGGCGTTTCGGCGGGTCTTGCAGGCGGTGGAGTCGGTGCGTGAAAGCAGCGCGACCATCCTGCTCACCGGCGAAAGTGGCACGGGCAAGGAAATGGTCGCGCGCGCCATTCATCAACACGGCAATCGGGCCGAAAAGCCGTTTGTCGCGGTGAACTGTGCGGCGATTCCGGAGGGTTTGCTGGAAAGCGAGATGTTCGGCCACAAGAAAGGCGCGTTTACGGGTGCCGTTTCCGATCGCGTGGGTCGCTTTCAACAGGCCGACAAGGGCACCTTGTTTCTCGATGAAGTGGGCGACATGCCGTTGGCGTTGCAGGCGAAAATTCTGCGGGCGTTGCAGGAGCGCGTGATCGAGCCGGTGGGTGATACCCGCGAGCGCAAGGTGGACGTCCGCGTGATCGCGGCCACCAACAAAAACCTTCTCGATGCCGTGGCGCGCAAGGAGTTTCGCGAAGACCTGTACTACCGATTGAATGTGTTCCCCATACCGCTGCCCGCCTTGCGCGAACGGGTGGAAGACATTCCAGCGCTGGCGCGGCACTTTGCGCTGACGCTCGGCGCCACAGCCGGCAAACGCATCAACGGTTTCAGCCCGCAGGCCTTGCTCGCCATGACGAACTACAGCTGGCCGGGCAACATTCGCGAGCTGCAAAACTGCGTCGAGCGAGCGACCATCGTCGCGTCCGGCAGCACCATCGAAGAGTCCGATCTACCGGCCTACCTGTTCGGCTCAAGGCCGCTGGAGGGCTCTAGCGCACGCATTCTCAGCGACGGGCCGGGCATTCCCAAAGACCTTGATGCCGCCCTGGCAGAAGTCGAAAAAGCCTACATTCTAGCGGCGCTGCAAGAGACCCACGGCGTTCAGGCGGCGGCGGCACAACTGATCGGCATCTCCGAGCGCAGCCTGTGGTACCGGCTCAAGAAACTGGAGATTCATGTCGACAAGATTGTGCGGTGA
- a CDS encoding ADP-ribosylglycohydrolase family protein — MTALIDIRDRALAAFYGLALGDALGMPTQSLSREQIKQRFDCITTLTAADADQPIAPNMVAGSITDDTEQAVLVAELLIAGSGRIEPSDLAQSLIDWEVVMQAKGSQDLLGPSTKRAIEMILAGHSPEESGRFGTTNGAAMRITPVGIAADVQEEAQFVESVVQACQVTHNTTLGISSAAAVAAVVSAGINGVSLSDALDLAVRIAQRAERHGHWIAGGRIAARIVWAKKLCAGCSNEQLPELIYDVIGTSVASQESVVAAFALAHQVASGQLSAFDALCMAASLGGDTDTIAAILGAMLGACHGMSAWPAKLIEQIKTVNGLELYPVVEHLLSLRAV; from the coding sequence ATGACCGCATTGATCGACATTCGCGACCGCGCGCTGGCCGCTTTCTATGGCCTGGCCCTTGGCGACGCGCTGGGTATGCCCACGCAGTCGTTGAGTCGCGAGCAGATCAAGCAACGCTTTGACTGCATTACCACGCTGACCGCTGCCGATGCCGATCAACCCATCGCCCCGAACATGGTGGCCGGTTCGATCACCGACGATACCGAACAAGCGGTGCTCGTTGCGGAGCTGCTGATTGCCGGGAGCGGCCGCATTGAGCCGTCGGATCTGGCGCAGAGCCTGATCGACTGGGAAGTGGTCATGCAGGCGAAAGGCTCACAAGACTTGCTTGGCCCGTCCACCAAGCGCGCCATTGAAATGATTCTGGCAGGCCACAGCCCTGAAGAGTCTGGTCGGTTCGGCACCACCAATGGCGCCGCCATGCGCATCACGCCGGTCGGCATAGCCGCTGATGTGCAGGAAGAAGCGCAGTTCGTCGAGTCGGTGGTGCAGGCCTGTCAGGTCACCCACAACACCACCCTCGGCATTTCCAGTGCCGCTGCCGTGGCGGCGGTGGTCTCGGCGGGCATCAACGGCGTCAGCCTCAGTGATGCGCTGGACCTCGCCGTGCGCATTGCGCAACGCGCCGAACGTCACGGCCACTGGATTGCAGGCGGTCGCATTGCGGCGCGCATCGTCTGGGCGAAGAAGCTCTGCGCCGGCTGCAGCAATGAACAGCTGCCTGAATTGATTTACGACGTGATCGGCACGTCGGTGGCGTCACAGGAATCGGTGGTGGCCGCGTTCGCGCTGGCACATCAGGTCGCCTCGGGTCAGCTGTCGGCCTTCGACGCGCTGTGCATGGCGGCAAGCCTGGGCGGTGACACGGACACCATCGCCGCAATTCTTGGCGCGATGCTGGGTGCATGCCACGGCATGAGCGCCTGGCCGGCCAAGCTGATCGAACAGATCAAGACCGTGAACGGGCTCGAACTTTACCCAGTGGTCGAGCATTTGCTGTCTCTGCGCGCGGTCTGA
- a CDS encoding GntR family transcriptional regulator, whose translation MIRQVRFDKKKRVVDELARRIETGQMGSGELLPGENLLAQEFNVSRGTLREALSELKRRNYIATQTGVGSIVTYDGISLDQRAGWAQALADTGAGVSTEILRLVAVQRPDLEVRFGTVDFIALDRRRTAADGSVVSLERVLIPAVDGLENLPRDGLIDDSLTVTMAAHGYVGDRGDQWIGAEPLSNDDAALMLREPGTVFLKATRTTFDRRHRFMEHVESLLDPVHFRLHLAFGSST comes from the coding sequence ATGATTAGACAGGTTCGATTTGACAAGAAAAAACGCGTGGTCGATGAGCTCGCCCGACGCATAGAAACCGGCCAGATGGGTTCCGGTGAGCTGCTTCCGGGTGAAAACCTGCTGGCTCAGGAATTCAACGTCAGCCGCGGCACCTTGCGTGAGGCGCTGTCCGAACTCAAACGCCGCAACTACATCGCGACACAGACGGGCGTGGGTTCGATCGTCACCTACGACGGGATTTCCCTGGATCAACGCGCGGGCTGGGCGCAGGCACTGGCGGACACCGGCGCCGGGGTCAGCACTGAAATCCTGCGGCTGGTTGCCGTGCAGCGTCCTGATCTTGAGGTCCGCTTTGGCACTGTGGATTTCATTGCGCTGGATCGCCGTCGTACAGCGGCGGACGGCAGTGTGGTGTCGCTGGAACGGGTGCTGATCCCGGCCGTGGACGGCCTGGAAAACCTGCCGCGTGACGGCCTTATCGATGACTCGCTGACCGTGACCATGGCCGCTCATGGGTACGTCGGTGATCGCGGCGACCAGTGGATCGGCGCGGAGCCCTTGAGCAACGACGATGCCGCGCTGATGTTGCGCGAACCCGGCACAGTGTTTCTCAAGGCGACACGGACCACCTTCGACCGGCGACACCGTTTCATGGAGCACGTGGAAAGCCTTCTGGACCCCGTGCATTTTCGTCTTCACCTGGCTTTTGGATCGTCTACATGA
- a CDS encoding purine-cytosine permease family protein produces the protein MTTSNAAQGAGQLETRGIEPVPENECNGHPLQLFWVWFAANISILGLPLGATLVAFRGLSIGQAIIVAILGAAGSFAVVGVISIAGRRGRAPSLTLSRAIFGVRGNIGPTIVSLMSRLGWETVNTTTAAFVLLSLCSILFGTAVEAKNSPGLTLLFIAIFVLMTLTVSGLGHATLLVIQKWATYIFGALNVIVGGFLIAHIDWAAVFNATPAPLSAMIIGVGTMAAGTGIGWANAGADMSRYQHGSVKATRLVASAAFGAGIPLVLLITLGGLLSVGNDHLASATDPIIAIRELLPTWMAVPYLITAFGGLLLSNNLSVYSAGLTTLTLGLKIKRVHAVIVDIVAIFAGSIYFMLIADSFYGPFITFISMLAVPITAWVGIFVVDLIHRHYYSAKDLMDVSPRSAYWYRGGVEWRALGAWALAIVLGFSFTTVATTPENVLFKGFLSDSWFGHNGLGWIVTFVVAGGLYALLGGSRDRRIVTKEAAHAR, from the coding sequence ATGACGACATCCAACGCCGCTCAAGGCGCAGGACAGCTTGAAACACGCGGCATCGAGCCGGTTCCGGAAAACGAATGCAACGGCCATCCGCTGCAGCTGTTCTGGGTCTGGTTCGCGGCCAACATCAGTATTCTCGGCTTGCCGCTGGGCGCAACGCTGGTGGCCTTTCGCGGCCTGTCGATCGGGCAGGCAATCATCGTGGCGATCCTCGGCGCCGCGGGCTCTTTCGCCGTGGTGGGCGTGATTTCCATCGCAGGCCGTCGCGGTCGCGCGCCGAGTCTGACCCTCTCGCGCGCCATCTTCGGGGTGCGCGGCAACATCGGTCCTACCATCGTTTCGCTGATGTCTCGTCTGGGCTGGGAAACCGTGAACACCACCACGGCGGCCTTCGTGCTGCTGTCGTTGTGCTCGATCCTGTTCGGCACGGCGGTCGAGGCGAAAAACTCGCCGGGCCTGACGCTGCTGTTCATCGCGATTTTCGTGCTGATGACCCTGACCGTGTCGGGTCTAGGGCACGCCACGCTGCTGGTCATCCAGAAATGGGCCACCTACATTTTTGGTGCGCTGAACGTGATCGTCGGCGGCTTCCTGATCGCGCACATTGACTGGGCGGCGGTGTTCAACGCCACGCCAGCGCCGCTGAGCGCGATGATCATCGGCGTCGGCACCATGGCTGCGGGCACCGGTATAGGTTGGGCCAACGCGGGGGCTGACATGTCCCGTTATCAGCACGGCAGCGTCAAGGCCACTCGCCTGGTCGCCTCGGCGGCGTTCGGCGCGGGCATCCCGCTGGTATTGCTGATCACCCTCGGCGGTCTGCTGTCGGTCGGCAACGATCACCTGGCCTCGGCGACCGACCCGATCATCGCGATTCGCGAACTGCTGCCGACGTGGATGGCGGTTCCTTACCTGATCACTGCATTTGGTGGCCTGCTGCTGTCGAACAACCTGTCGGTGTACTCGGCGGGCCTGACCACGCTGACCCTGGGTCTGAAGATCAAGCGCGTTCACGCGGTGATCGTCGATATCGTGGCGATCTTCGCCGGTTCGATCTACTTCATGTTGATCGCCGATAGCTTTTACGGTCCGTTCATCACCTTCATCTCGATGCTGGCGGTGCCGATCACGGCGTGGGTCGGGATCTTCGTGGTCGACCTGATTCATCGTCATTACTATTCGGCCAAGGATCTGATGGACGTGTCGCCACGCAGCGCCTACTGGTATCGCGGCGGTGTCGAATGGCGTGCGCTGGGTGCCTGGGCACTGGCAATCGTGCTGGGCTTCAGCTTCACCACCGTCGCGACCACGCCGGAAAACGTGCTGTTCAAGGGCTTCCTGTCTGATTCCTGGTTCGGCCATAACGGTCTGGGCTGGATCGTGACGTTCGTGGTTGCCGGCGGCCTGTACGCGTTGCTCGGCGGTTCCCGCGACCGTCGCATCGTCACCAAAGAGGCTGCTCATGCCCGCTAG
- a CDS encoding alpha/beta fold hydrolase, whose amino-acid sequence MRVLFFLAALLCSLPSFAASRCDINVPTQVAELDEVHLAYQSIGRDSDPALLLVMGLGGQLIHWPDEVVVALCQQGFRVIRYDNRDVGLSTWVQAPATANLTYEVLRYKIGLPVSAPYSLTDMAQDAIGLMDTLHIQHFHVLGASMGGMIAQHLADMAPKRVESLTLIMTSSGAPGLPMPSPALLQLLARRGAPDRQTALEQQADLLAALGSPEVKDDRQKLLQQAAISYDRAFNPEGVKRQILAILAEPSRVELLNRLRVPTLVVHGTADPLLPVMHGIHVAAHIQGSQLKLIPGLAHRFQEAFKAPLLAAVLPYLREHREDASHVAAL is encoded by the coding sequence ATGCGGGTTTTATTTTTCCTGGCTGCGCTTTTGTGCAGCTTGCCGTCCTTTGCGGCTTCTCGATGCGATATCAATGTTCCCACGCAAGTGGCCGAACTCGATGAGGTGCACCTGGCGTATCAGAGTATCGGTCGAGATTCGGACCCGGCATTGCTGCTGGTCATGGGGCTGGGTGGCCAGCTGATTCATTGGCCGGACGAGGTCGTGGTCGCGCTGTGTCAGCAAGGTTTCCGGGTCATTCGCTACGACAATCGCGATGTCGGTCTGTCGACGTGGGTTCAGGCACCGGCCACTGCGAACCTGACGTACGAAGTGCTGCGCTACAAGATTGGCCTGCCGGTGTCGGCGCCGTATTCACTGACCGACATGGCCCAGGATGCCATTGGGCTGATGGACACCCTGCACATTCAGCACTTCCATGTGCTGGGTGCGAGCATGGGCGGGATGATCGCTCAGCATCTGGCGGACATGGCGCCCAAGCGTGTGGAAAGCCTGACCCTGATCATGACCAGTTCCGGCGCACCGGGTTTGCCGATGCCAAGCCCTGCATTGCTGCAGCTGCTCGCCCGCCGTGGCGCACCTGATCGTCAGACGGCGCTGGAACAGCAGGCGGATTTGCTGGCGGCGCTGGGCAGTCCGGAGGTCAAAGACGATCGGCAAAAGCTGCTGCAGCAGGCGGCTATTTCCTACGATCGTGCGTTTAATCCGGAAGGTGTGAAGCGGCAGATTCTGGCGATACTCGCCGAACCCAGCCGCGTCGAATTGCTGAATCGCCTGCGCGTTCCGACGCTGGTGGTGCACGGTACAGCCGATCCGTTATTGCCGGTGATGCACGGCATTCACGTCGCCGCGCATATTCAAGGCAGTCAGTTGAAGCTCATTCCGGGGCTGGCTCATCGTTTCCAGGAAGCCTTCAAGGCCCCGTTGCTGGCGGCCGTCTTGCCGTACCTGCGTGAGCATCGCGAGGACGCGTCGCACGTGGCGGCACTTTGA
- a CDS encoding sensor histidine kinase, translated as MTDTPKQAVRAFFSLSRWSVQRKLVLAFWLVSVIPTMIAAELAASTLSQIFESNVRIWLQESTKIVIDETTEIMHNNARVAQLFERYARPNADSGNKRDKLITDIADAMGIDVVALIRSDDHKVVFSTAADDIVSQISLAPKAVLQTIHEGGNPVGTVVSTFHTLQGGVDYVLVIATYLDSSFLTSVADVHSLDLRLYLRNPSGFGEVFSTQRFEDHPTEVPARIENILRETRQPSEQSTSRYSGLYSPIVNDNGELQGVIFSGLLRHSTLVGLVNQTNLFLAILLVGSALSLGVGWLISQHLTRPLRGLREGVRAVTAGDYHRQVEVIGGDELAELSVTFNHMTERLRELQHLEAQLRRRDRLHTLGEVAMGLAHEIRNPLGIIKTATQLLHRRASLPAADMRHLEYVISEVTRINDLITEFLDFAKPSAPIRSIQPARQLLEHVLGFCAPELETHHVEAVIDERAPGATVYADARQLTQACLNLILNAIDAMPSGGRLTLSISRGQADKGRAVTMISVSDTGQGIEPEIIERIFNPFVTTKASGTGLGLAKVFSIMENHDGRVECVSESGAGATFNLYLPADEGEQA; from the coding sequence ATGACTGATACCCCAAAGCAGGCGGTGCGGGCGTTTTTTTCTCTTTCGCGCTGGAGCGTGCAGCGCAAACTGGTGCTGGCGTTCTGGCTGGTCAGCGTCATCCCGACCATGATCGCCGCCGAGCTGGCCGCCTCCACCCTGTCGCAGATCTTCGAGAGCAACGTGCGCATCTGGTTGCAGGAGTCGACCAAGATCGTGATTGATGAAACCACCGAAATCATGCACAACAACGCCCGTGTCGCGCAGTTGTTCGAGCGCTATGCACGCCCCAACGCCGACTCGGGCAACAAACGCGACAAGTTGATTACCGACATCGCCGACGCCATGGGCATCGACGTGGTGGCGCTGATCCGCAGCGATGATCACAAGGTCGTCTTCTCCACCGCTGCCGACGACATCGTCAGCCAGATCAGCCTGGCGCCCAAAGCCGTCCTGCAGACCATCCACGAAGGCGGCAATCCCGTGGGCACCGTTGTCTCCACGTTTCATACCCTCCAGGGCGGCGTCGACTATGTGCTGGTGATCGCCACTTACCTGGACAGCAGTTTCCTGACCAGCGTGGCCGATGTGCACTCGCTTGACCTGCGGCTGTACCTGCGCAACCCCAGCGGCTTCGGCGAAGTATTTTCCACCCAGCGCTTCGAAGACCATCCGACCGAAGTGCCCGCACGCATCGAGAACATTCTGCGCGAGACGCGGCAGCCCAGCGAACAGTCGACGTCGCGTTACAGCGGCCTGTACTCGCCGATTGTGAACGACAACGGTGAGCTGCAAGGGGTGATATTCAGCGGCCTGCTGCGTCATTCGACCCTGGTGGGCCTGGTCAACCAGACCAACCTGTTTCTGGCGATTCTGCTGGTCGGTTCCGCGTTGTCGCTGGGCGTCGGCTGGTTGATATCTCAACACCTGACCCGCCCGCTGCGAGGCCTGCGCGAAGGCGTACGTGCGGTGACCGCCGGTGATTACCATCGCCAGGTCGAGGTCATCGGCGGCGATGAACTGGCCGAGCTGAGCGTGACCTTCAACCACATGACCGAACGCTTGCGCGAACTTCAGCATCTGGAAGCTCAGCTGCGCCGGCGCGACCGGTTGCACACGCTGGGCGAAGTGGCGATGGGGCTGGCGCACGAGATCCGCAACCCGCTGGGCATCATCAAGACGGCCACGCAATTGCTGCACCGTCGAGCCAGTCTGCCGGCAGCCGACATGCGTCATCTGGAATACGTCATTTCTGAAGTGACCCGCATCAATGACCTGATCACTGAATTTCTCGACTTCGCCAAACCCAGCGCGCCCATTCGCTCAATCCAGCCAGCCCGGCAGTTGCTTGAGCACGTGCTGGGGTTCTGCGCGCCGGAACTGGAGACCCATCACGTTGAGGCAGTGATCGATGAGCGCGCGCCGGGAGCCACGGTGTACGCCGATGCCAGACAACTGACCCAGGCCTGTCTCAACCTGATCCTCAACGCCATCGATGCCATGCCCTCAGGAGGCCGATTGACACTCTCCATCTCTCGCGGGCAGGCTGACAAAGGACGCGCTGTCACGATGATCAGCGTCAGTGACACGGGTCAGGGTATCGAGCCGGAGATCATAGAACGTATCTTCAACCCCTTCGTCACCACCAAAGCCTCCGGCACAGGGCTGGGCCTGGCCAAGGTGTTTTCGATCATGGAAAACCATGACGGCCGAGTGGAATGTGTGAGCGAATCCGGTGCCGGTGCGACGTTCAATCTGTACCTGCCCGCCGATGAAGGAGAACAGGCATGA
- a CDS encoding PfkB family carbohydrate kinase, with protein sequence MPARLLYTGQVVVDLVMALDALPRSGGDVLARSASFETGGGFNVMAAACRNGLQTVYLGRHGNGRFGDLARQAMTAEGIEIATPGSDDQDTGLSVALIEPSAERSFISYVGAEGGLSRDDLHSVTVQPDDFVFVSGYSLLHTHKVSTLLSWLAELPKGAGVVFDPGPLVNSPDSAEMQAVLPMITLWTSNCEEALRFTGCEMIADALEQLAKWLNEDALIVVRDGPQGCWLRQGSKAQHVGGFPVTAIDTNGAGDAHAGVLLAGLAAGLSAEQAAVRANAAAAIAVTRWGPATAPKADEVDVLIKACTV encoded by the coding sequence ATGCCCGCTAGATTGCTGTACACCGGCCAGGTCGTGGTGGACCTGGTCATGGCGCTCGATGCGCTTCCGCGTTCGGGGGGCGATGTGCTCGCCCGGTCCGCCTCGTTCGAGACCGGCGGTGGTTTCAATGTGATGGCCGCTGCCTGTCGTAACGGCTTGCAGACGGTCTATCTTGGTCGTCACGGCAACGGTCGCTTCGGCGACCTGGCACGTCAGGCAATGACCGCCGAAGGCATTGAAATCGCCACGCCGGGTTCGGACGATCAGGACACCGGCTTGTCGGTGGCACTCATCGAACCGTCGGCCGAGCGATCCTTCATTTCCTACGTCGGCGCGGAGGGCGGCTTGTCCCGCGACGACCTGCACAGTGTCACGGTGCAACCCGACGACTTTGTGTTCGTGAGCGGTTACAGCCTGCTGCACACGCACAAAGTGTCGACCTTGTTGAGCTGGCTGGCTGAATTGCCGAAGGGCGCAGGCGTGGTGTTCGACCCGGGACCGTTGGTGAATTCACCGGACAGCGCCGAGATGCAGGCCGTGCTGCCGATGATCACGCTGTGGACCAGCAATTGCGAGGAGGCGTTGCGGTTCACCGGCTGCGAGATGATTGCCGATGCGCTGGAGCAATTGGCGAAGTGGTTGAATGAGGATGCGTTGATCGTGGTGCGCGACGGCCCGCAAGGTTGCTGGTTACGTCAGGGAAGCAAGGCGCAACACGTGGGCGGTTTTCCGGTCACGGCCATCGACACCAATGGCGCGGGCGATGCCCATGCCGGTGTATTGCTGGCCGGGTTGGCGGCGGGGCTCTCTGCGGAACAGGCCGCTGTGCGCGCCAACGCGGCGGCGGCGATTGCCGTCACCCGCTGGGGTCCGGCGACCGCGCCGAAGGCTGATGAGGTGGATGTGTTGATCAAGGCCTGCACGGTCTAA
- a CDS encoding DsbA family oxidoreductase translates to MSTPLKIDFISDVSCPWCIIGLRALDQALEHLGDEVQAQIHFQPFELNPKMVPEGQEIFEHIAEKYGSTREQYQANAENIRERGAELGFVFKQGERRIYNTFDAHRLLHWAELEGKQQALKEALFTAYFSQHADVSSHKVLADVAQKVGLDRVRAEAVLASDQYAAQVRELEELWVTRGVSSVPTIVFNDQYAVTGGQPVDVFVGAIRQIISEQSSVVNADQC, encoded by the coding sequence ATGAGCACTCCGCTGAAAATCGATTTCATCTCTGACGTCTCCTGCCCGTGGTGCATCATCGGCTTGCGGGCGCTGGACCAGGCACTTGAGCACTTGGGTGACGAAGTTCAGGCGCAGATTCACTTTCAGCCGTTCGAACTCAACCCGAAGATGGTTCCAGAAGGGCAGGAAATCTTCGAGCACATCGCCGAGAAATATGGCTCGACGCGCGAGCAGTACCAGGCCAATGCCGAGAACATCCGCGAGCGCGGGGCGGAACTGGGTTTCGTCTTCAAACAGGGCGAACGCCGGATCTACAACACCTTCGACGCGCATCGCCTGCTGCACTGGGCTGAGCTGGAAGGCAAGCAACAGGCTCTGAAAGAGGCGCTGTTCACGGCGTATTTCAGCCAGCATGCCGATGTGTCCAGCCATAAGGTGCTGGCGGATGTCGCGCAGAAAGTCGGCCTGGACCGTGTGCGGGCCGAGGCGGTACTGGCGTCAGACCAATACGCCGCTCAAGTGCGTGAACTGGAAGAGCTCTGGGTCACGCGCGGTGTCAGTTCGGTGCCGACCATCGTCTTCAACGACCAATACGCCGTGACCGGTGGCCAGCCGGTAGACGTGTTTGTCGGCGCCATTCGTCAGATCATCAGCGAACAGTCGAGTGTCGTTAACGCCGACCAATGTTGA